A single Panthera tigris isolate Pti1 chromosome A3, P.tigris_Pti1_mat1.1, whole genome shotgun sequence DNA region contains:
- the TUBB1 gene encoding tubulin beta-1 chain yields the protein MREIVHIQIGQCGNQIGAKFWEVIGKEHGIDAAGGYFGDCALQLERISVYYNEAHGGKYVPRALLVDLEPGTMDSIRSGQLGALFHPDGFIYGNSGAGNNWAKGHYTEGAELAESVLDAVRSASEACDCLQGFQLVHSLGGGTGAGMGTLLLSRIREDFPDRILNAFSVLPSPKVSDTVVEPYNAVLSLRQLARHADACFCIDNEALYDICFRTLKLAAPSYGDLNHLVSLTMSGVTTSLRFPGQLNADLRKLAVNMVPFPRLHFFTPGFAPLTSRDGRQYRALTVAELTQQVFDARNAMAACDPRRGRYLTVACFFRGRMSTKEVDEQMLAVQTRHSACFVDWIPNNVKVAVCDIPPPGLGMAATFVGNSTAVQELFGRVSEHFSAMFRRRAFVHWYTCEGMDVGEFAEAESDIHDLVSEYQQLQDARAVPEEDGDVVGEAEMEPEDGPRAPGGAV from the exons ATGCGTGAAATCGTACACATTCAGATCGGCCAGTGTGGTAACCAGATCGGAGCCAAG TTCTGGGAGGTGATTGGCAAGGAGCATGGGATCGACGCGGCGGGGGGCTACTTTGGTGACTGTGCCTTGCAGCTGGAGAGGATCAGCGTGTACTACAACGAGGCCCACG GTGGGAAGTACGTGCCGCGGGCCCTGCTGGTGGATCTGGAGCCGGGGACGATGGACAGCATCCGCTCCGGCCAACTGGGAGCCCTCTTTCACCCGGACGGCTTCATCTACG GTAACTCTGGGGCCGGCAACAACTGGGCCAAGGGCCACTACACGGAGGGCGCCGAGCTGGCCGAGAGCGTGCTGGACGCCGTGCGCAGCGCCAGCGAGGCCTGCGACTGCCTGCAAGGCTTCCAGCTGGTGCACTCGCTGGGCGGCGGCACGGGCGCGGGCATGGGCACGCTGCTGCTGAGCCGGATCCGCGAGGACTTCCCCGACCGCATCCTGAACGCCTTCAGCGTCCTGCCGTCGCCCAAGGTGTCGGACACGGTGGTGGAACCCTACAACGCCGTGCTGTCCCTGCGGCAGCTGGCGCGGCACGCCGACGCCTGCTTCTGCATCGACAACGAGGCCCTGTACGACATCTGCTTCCGCACGCTCAAGCTGGCCGCGCCCAGCTACGGCGACCTCAACCACCTGGTGTCCCTGACCATGAGCGGCGTCACCACGTCCCTGCGCTTCCCGGGCCAGCTCAACGCCGACCTGCGCAAGCTGGCCGTGAACATGGTGCCCTTCCCGCGCCTGCACTTTTTCACGCCCGGCTTCGCGCCGCTCACCAGCCGCGACGGCCGCCAGTACCGCGCGCTCACGGTGGCCGAGCTCACGCAGCAGGTGTTCGACGCGCGCAACGCCATGGCCGCCTGCGACCCGCGCCGCGGCCGCTACCTGACGGTGGCCTGCTTCTTCCGCGGGCGCATGTCCACCAAGGAAGTGGACGAGCAGATGCTCGCCGTGCAGACGCGCCACAGCGCCTGCTTCGTGGACTGGATCCCCAACAACGTCAAGGTGGCCGTCTGCGACATCCCGCCGCCGGGGCTCGGCATGGCCGCCACCTTCGTGGGCAACAGCACGGCGGTGCAGGAGCTGTTCGGCCGCGTGTCCGAGCACTTCTCGGCCATGTTCCGGAGGAGGGCGTTCGTGCACTGGTACACCTGCGAGGGCATGGACGTCGGCGAGTTTGCCGAGGCCGAGAGCGACATCCACGACCTGGTGTCCGAGTACCAGCAGCTTCAAGACGCCAGAGCGGTTCCCGAGGAAGACGGAGACGTCgtgggggaggcagagatggAACCGGAAGACGGGCCCCGGGCACCTGGCGGGGCCGTGTGA